In a genomic window of Carassius carassius chromosome 43, fCarCar2.1, whole genome shotgun sequence:
- the LOC132124754 gene encoding G2/M phase-specific E3 ubiquitin-protein ligase-like has protein sequence MTLERIMEQIGSRVNNYSIVRFHIIRRNVLDGTSRAMGRSNFSPEKKVDVKFTDDYGTSEDAVDNGGPTREFFQLCLHEIKDKIGIFEGPSNAKVLTCNSKAMKDNAYFYAGQIMAMTIAHGGQSPCFLSELMYKCLQKGPDNVNVKTEDITDKETRSQLQSILQAQTDSQLQDAVAQAASLISLAGHNVRITLENKQETVLDLAHWYVLQRTRAPFERYVYI, from the exons ATGACTTTAGAGAGAATAATGGAGCAGATTGGTTCTAgagtaaataattacagtatTGTACGCTTCCATATCATAAGAAGAAATGTGTTGGATGGAACATCCAGAGCAATGGGCAGATCCAATTTTTCACCCGAGAAGAAGGTGGATGTTAAGTTTACTGATGACTATGGAACATCTGAAGATGCTGtggacaatggaggacctactcGGGAGTTTTTCCAACTCTGTCTACATGAAATCAAGGACAAAATTGGCATCTTTGAAGGACCATCTAATGCTAAAGTCCTCACATGCAACTCCAAAG CGATGAAAGACAATGCATACTTCTATGCTGGCCAGATCATGGCAATGACAATTGCCCATGGGGGGCAGAGTCCATGTTTCCTGTCTGAACTTATGTATAAGTGTCTTCAAAAGGGCCCTGACAATGTAAATGTCAAAACTGAAGATATTACCGATAAAGAAACAAGGTCACAGTTGCAGTCG atcttACAGGCCCAGACTGATTCACAACTACAAGATGCAGTTGCACAGGCAGCTAGCTTAATCAGTCTTGCTGGTCACAATGTTCGCATAACACTGGAAAACAAACAGGAGACTGTTTTGGATCTGGCTCATTGGTATGTCCTTCAGCGGACCCGTGCACCATTTGAAAGGTATGTTTATATctga